The Balaenoptera acutorostrata chromosome 11, mBalAcu1.1, whole genome shotgun sequence genome segment CCAGCAGCGGGTGGTGAGTGAAGCCCCTCGGCAGCAGGGGGTGGAAAATGTTCCAGGGCTGGTTGTAGACAAGTAGGGGGGAAAGACATGGCTCAAGACTGAACAACCCAATCCTGAGTCCTGATGCGGTCGGGGAGTGGAGGGAGCCTAGTTACCTTCCGGGCTCACAAGTGACTCACTGGGAGCCCTGATTCCGTCTCCTCCTTTCTCCTGAGGCTGAGCTGGAGCCCCTGAAGGAGCAGCTTCGAGGGGCCCAGGAGCTTGCAGCCTCGAGCCAGCAGAAAGCCGCCCTTCTTGGGGAGGAGCTGGCCAGCGCAGCGGGAGCCAGAGACCGCACCATAGCCGAGCTGCACCGCAGCCGCCTGGAAGTGGCCGGAGTCAACGGCAGGCTGGCTGAGCTCAGTCTGCActtgaaggaggaaaaaagccAGTGGAGCAAGGAGCGGGCGGGGCTGCTGCAGAGTGTGGAGGTAGAGGGATGGGGGGACCTGCAGGCTCCTGGCTGCTACTGCCCACACCTCTGTGTGGTCAGATCCCCTGGGAGGAGAGAGACGGGGGTGAGAACCTTAGAGGACTTacgggtggggaggggctgtgggGGAGGTACAGTCGCTGTCCAGGTGTGGCCCCTCCCTGAGCAGAGTGTCTAGATCCGGATCTCTGTAGCACCTGTCTTGGTTACCATCTTGATTGAGAAACATTTACCGTCCTAGGCGCCGGCCCTGCCATGATACCCATCCCTGATCAGCAAGGCGCCGTGCTGTCAGGGGCCTTCCTCCATTCGGGGGTACAGGGGATGAGGAAGGCAAGAAGGGGAAATCACTCCAAAATATTCAGTTAAATAAAGAAGAGACACAGTGAGGAATGGTGCTGTTGCCAGTGGCATCCCATTTCCTTTACCCTCCCGTTTTCCTTTTCGGCGTCTCCCAGGCCGAGAAGGACAAGATCCTAAAGCTGAGTGCAGAGATACTTCGACTGGAAAAGGCAGTACAGGAGGAGAAGACCCAGAACCAAGTGTTCAAGACTGAACTGGCCCAGGAAAAGGACTCTAGCCTGGTGAGGCGCCCGGCCATCCGAGAGTCCCGGGCCCGGGCCTCCGGAGGCATCAGTGCCCCTTCCCTCTGTCTTGGCTGTGGGCTCAGAAGTTCTAGGCACTCACTTCTCTGTTGGGTAGCATCCCACTTGCATGCCCCCCAGCCCTCGTTGGTTTGAAGCATGCCATGTCCCTTTCTGCTCTCGGCACACATTCTGGGCCCAGTAGGGATGACTTAGGAGAATTCTAGAGTGCCCCCTGCTATGACCAAGCCCTCTGCACCCCAGCCCAGAGGCAGTCATCCCGGTCCCTACTTGGGAGACAGAGACTAGGACTCAGGTGAGTCTCCTGCGGCCAAGACAAGGGACTCATGGAAGAAGAGTGTCAGAGTGTCGGGGCCTCCTGTGTGTCAGGGCAAGAGAGGAGTGAAGGCACGGAGAGTCGTGGTTCTAGATTGTTGTGTCCAGGTCAGAGCCCAGGTTCTGGGAGGTACCTTCTAGGCTTCAGATACCCTCTGGCCCTTTCTGCTCAGGTGCAGTTGTCAGAGAGTAGGCGGGAGCTGGCGGAGCTGCGGTCAGCCCTGCGCGTGCTCCAGAAGGAAAAGGAGCAGCTgcaggaggagaagcaggtgAGAAGCCATAAGCCAGCCCCCTGGAGGCCCCAGCGGAGGACTTGAGGGCTGGAAACTTTGTTTCTTGTCACTTCTTGGCTTAGAAACTGGCATCTGTGAAGAGGGCCCTGAGGCTAAAAATGGGACTATGGCTCCTCTTATTAGCCGCCTTGGCAGGACAGGGGAGGGTTGCTGGGAGAAGAAGGGGTGAAGGAGGGCTGGGGCCTGTTGGGGGAGGATCTGCCTTAAACTGCCCCCCGCTTTGGCAAAAGCGTCTAATCCTGAGGCGCTCAGAGTTCATCCTGGACGCGAGGGAAGGCTGTGCAGGGCTGCACGGTTCGCATCTTCCCAGCCTCTCACACGTCTTTCCTCCCCACGTCCAGGAACTGCTAGAGTACATGAGAAAGCTGGAGGCCCGCCTGGAGAAGGTGGCAGACGAGAAGTGGAATGAGGACCCTGCCACAGAGGATGAGGAGGCCGCTGCAGGGCTGCGTCTGTACACCCTCAGTCTTGGGACACCTCTTCCCCGCTCTCCCTCCCTGTGTTGGGAAAGCTCCACGTGACCCCTCTGGGAGCTGCCTCTGCCCTCTGTGTTTTGCCTTTTTCCTTCCCAGACCCTGGCCCCTGATTAGCTTAACTGTATCCCTCATCCAGAGAAGCCAGAGCTGATCCACCCTCTAACAatgcttccttctttcttctccgCCCGCTCCCTCACCTGCAGGCTGCCCAGCGGCTCTGACAGACTCAGAGGATGAGTCTCCAGAAGACATGAGGCTCCCGCCCTATGGTCTGTGTGAGCGTGGAGACCTGGGCGTCTCCCCTGCCACAGGGCCACGAGAGGCTTCTCCCCTAGTTGTCATCAGCCAGCCGGCTCCCATCGCGCCCCACTTCTCAGGACCAGCTGAGGACAGTAGCTCTGACTCTGTGAGCACAGAGGGGAGATGGGGCAGGGTCAGGGACAAGAGGTAGGACCAACCCCAAGTGGCCCAGCCTCCAGAGCAGGGAGTCTTAGCCATACAGGGCTCTCTTTTCTCTTGGGGGAGAGCAGGCAGGCCCAGGCTCTCTTCAGGGCCACCAGGTGGACACCACCCCAAAACCCAGTCTGACCCAGTAGCCTCAGTGCTgccggcccctcctccccacacccgtTCTCTTCCTGTGCACCAGCCCTCATCAAAACACTTCTGCTCCACTCTTACGACAACTCTCTGTTAACAGTCCCGGCCTAGACTTCCCTTACCTGTCCCAGTGTGCTGCTCCCCCGTCTGGGGACACTACCCCAAAACTCAGCCCTATCCCTTTGGTGCCCAGGAGGCTGAAGATGAGAAGTCAGTCCTGATGGCAGCTGTGCAGAGTGGTGGTGAGGAGGCCAACCTGCTACTTCCAGAACTGGGCAATGCCTTCTATGACATGGCCAGGTGAGTGCCAAAGGGGGAGgacaggagggaggtgggaggatgCCCGTGGATAGGGCATACAGGTGAACAGTCCTCATGCCCTTCCCCCAACCTCCCTCTTCTTGGCCCCAACCAAGAAAAGGAGGTATAGTTGTACTGACACAGAAAATGACCCACCACTCCAAATCACTGGTGCCTATCAATGCACGTGCGCACTCAGAGGCCCTGCCTTTAACTGGCTTCTGTGTTGTTCTAGCAGCACCATCTTCCGTGGAGCCCAAATTGCCCTGCAtcccctctctcctgcccctACCCCTTCCCCAACCACCAGGTAAGTACCTCGGCTCTGTCAGGGATTGAAGAGAGGTGACCAGGGTCCCTTGGGacaggaacagaaagaagactGGGGTCCAGCATCCATCTGGTCATCCCTTAGATGCTATCCCTCTTCCCTGGGGGACCCTTTGGGTGGGGAATTCAAGTATCAGATTGCCCCCCTACCCTCCCTTTTCTTCCACAGTTCaagaggggaaggcagggggaAAGAGTGATCTTATCATCCAGCCCCCCGCTTTGCCTGGATGTGAGATGGGCTCAGGGCAGGGAGCGGGTGATGCTGTCATCCTTCCAGGCTGGAGCAGGAAGATGAAGGACGATGTCAGACTCATTTTCAGCCTCATTAGGCAGCAGACggagatggagggaggagagCAGGAGGTTGGGGGATGGGCTCTGTACTAGAGAAACCAGCAGGGACTAAAGAAAAGAGGGCATGGGGAGCTGGGAAACTAAGGCTTCCAGTATTGTGGGGAGAGGGATACTATGAGAGGCTAGCAGAGGGAACTACCAGGGTGCTGCATTAGGAACAGGGTCATCTGGGAGCCCACATGTGTGGGTCCCTCTCCCTGAGGTCCAAAAGCCAAGAAGGCAGTGGAGCACACTgaccttctcctttctcctctgtctctctttagTGGCTTTGCGGTGGGTCCCTTGTCAGAGGCCAGCACTGGGGGCCCTACCACCCCCCCATGGAAGGAGTGTCCTATTTGTAAGGAGCGCTTCCCAGCCGAGAGCGATAAGGATGCCCTGGAGGACCACGTGGATGGACACTTCTTTTTCAGCACCCAGGACCCCTTCACCTTTGAATGATCCCACCCCCGCACCCCCagtacacacacaaatacacacttacacacatgcacacactcatgcATAGACGTACACTTAGGTTTCATGCCTCTTTTCCAACACACTCGGCTCCATGATATTCTGTTGCCTGAGACCCGCTCCCGTGTGATTCCATCCCAAGCTCTCCATCTTCATCCTCTCCTACCTGGCTCTACTGTCCAGGCAGGGGTTCCTTCTTGGAAGCAGTGGCTGAATTTACTCCCTGAAAGTGGTTTTGGAGGAACCCGGATGGAGGAGGCCTTCTCCAGGGGGAATCAAATCACCCCCTCCTGGCCCTGGTTGCTTCTGTCACTCACACCAGCCactacaccaccaccaccacacacacacacacacactcacacactcacactctgATGCCCCGAAGCCAATTCCTGGGGCACCCCACCCTCTCTTGTTTGGGGTCTGTGTTTGTTTACCTGAGTTTTCCCTGGGGCCTGGATTGACATCATGACCCCTTTAGGTCTCTACCAGTTCTGAACTTCCCTGGTTCCTCCTTTTGCCCCACTGCCTTCCATACCCGAGCCCAGCCTTTTCTATACCATTAGAT includes the following:
- the CALCOCO1 gene encoding calcium-binding and coiled-coil domain-containing protein 1 yields the protein MEESSLSRAPSRGGVNFLNVARTYIPNTKVECHYTLPPGTVPSASDWIGIFKVEAACVRDYHTFVWSSVPESATDGSPIHASVQFQASYLPKPGAQLYQFRYVNRQGRVCGQSPPFQFREPRPMDELVTLEETDGGSDILLVVPKATVLQNQLDESQQERNDLMQLKLQLEGQVTELRSRVQELEKALATARREHVELEEQYKGLSRSHGELTEERDILSRQQGDHVARILELEDDIQTISEKVLTKEVELDRVRDTVKALTREQEKLLGQLKEVQADKEQSEAELQAAQQENCRLNLELQEARGRQEEQSAQAQRLKDRMAQMKGTLGQAQQRVAELEPLKEQLRGAQELAASSQQKAALLGEELASAAGARDRTIAELHRSRLEVAGVNGRLAELSLHLKEEKSQWSKERAGLLQSVEAEKDKILKLSAEILRLEKAVQEEKTQNQVFKTELAQEKDSSLVQLSESRRELAELRSALRVLQKEKEQLQEEKQELLEYMRKLEARLEKVADEKWNEDPATEDEEAAAGLRCPAALTDSEDESPEDMRLPPYGLCERGDLGVSPATGPREASPLVVISQPAPIAPHFSGPAEDSSSDSEAEDEKSVLMAAVQSGGEEANLLLPELGNAFYDMASGFAVGPLSEASTGGPTTPPWKECPICKERFPAESDKDALEDHVDGHFFFSTQDPFTFE